A single uncultured Acetobacterium sp. DNA region contains:
- a CDS encoding 2Fe-2S iron-sulfur cluster-binding protein, whose product MAINMTMDGNVLEVEEDITILEAAKNNGIHIPTLCYIKELDPHASCRMCVVKVEGARTFLPSCATKVSDGMVVNTNTEELRENRKLTLEMIMAHHPVDCHHCLRLGNSKEEDLDPMFCEMCFFCDCVRDGICELQQLNREYHVDILPFEVEGYRYEVDNSLHSIIRDANKCIKCSRCVDVCNEVQNVHNLALFGRGQEYRVTPAMNKPMNESSCVRCGRCVDVCPTGALYMEESIDKMLFNAHAYNKKTIGMVSASVLEDLEKLNKMEPGTLDIHKLIASMKKLNIDCVISEEQVIDANKGEAEEIILNSNSPVIISNSHAVKSFVDLYFAEISNQVKYYKSVQECFATIAKDVADRLGYDINEMKTVVFTANNENGAEAKEKGTVDFSMNATEIYRTFMRTGVDFHRIKPVDALKLDIEKEFLFGAVTGPISFNYEKNPEVMKIDGKTIAIAHNLGQARKLLEDVVNGTSQFDIIRLCA is encoded by the coding sequence ATGGCTATCAATATGACTATGGATGGAAACGTGTTAGAAGTTGAAGAAGACATAACTATTTTAGAAGCAGCTAAGAATAACGGAATCCACATTCCGACACTTTGTTATATTAAAGAATTAGATCCACATGCATCTTGTAGAATGTGTGTAGTTAAAGTAGAAGGTGCCCGTACATTCTTACCATCATGTGCTACAAAGGTAAGCGATGGAATGGTTGTCAATACAAACACTGAAGAACTCAGAGAAAACAGAAAACTTACACTAGAAATGATCATGGCACATCATCCTGTTGATTGTCATCACTGTTTAAGACTTGGAAACAGTAAAGAAGAAGATCTTGATCCAATGTTTTGTGAAATGTGCTTTTTCTGTGACTGTGTTAGAGATGGTATTTGTGAACTTCAACAACTTAATAGAGAATATCATGTTGATATCCTTCCATTTGAAGTTGAAGGATATCGTTATGAAGTTGATAATTCACTTCATTCTATTATTCGTGATGCAAATAAATGTATAAAATGTAGTAGATGTGTTGATGTTTGTAATGAAGTTCAAAATGTACATAATCTTGCACTATTTGGACGAGGACAAGAATACCGAGTTACACCAGCAATGAATAAACCTATGAATGAAAGCTCATGTGTAAGATGCGGTAGATGTGTTGATGTTTGTCCTACTGGTGCCCTTTATATGGAAGAAAGTATTGATAAAATGCTTTTCAATGCACATGCATATAACAAGAAAACAATAGGAATGGTATCCGCATCTGTACTCGAAGATTTAGAAAAACTAAATAAAATGGAACCAGGAACATTAGATATTCATAAACTCATTGCTTCAATGAAAAAGTTAAATATTGACTGTGTCATCAGTGAAGAACAAGTTATTGATGCTAATAAAGGAGAAGCAGAGGAAATAATTTTAAATTCTAATAGTCCAGTTATTATTAGCAATAGCCATGCCGTAAAGAGTTTCGTCGATTTATATTTTGCAGAAATTAGTAATCAAGTGAAATATTATAAATCAGTTCAAGAATGTTTTGCTACAATTGCTAAGGATGTTGCAGACCGATTGGGATATGATATTAATGAAATGAAAACAGTTGTATTTACTGCAAATAACGAAAACGGTGCTGAAGCAAAAGAAAAAGGTACTGTTGATTTCTCAATGAACGCCACTGAAATTTATAGAACATTTATGCGAACAGGTGTTGATTTTCATCGAATTAAACCTGTAGATGCATTAAAGTTAGACATTGAAAAAGAATTTCTTTTCGGTGCAGTTACTGGTCCAATTTCATTTAACTATGAAAAAAATCCAGAAGTTATGAAGATTGACGGAAAAACGATCGCAATTGCGCATAATTTAGGTCAAGCTAGAAAATTGCTTGAAGACGTTGTTAATGGAACAAGTCAGTTTGATATCATTAGACTTTGTGCATAA
- a CDS encoding methyl-accepting chemotaxis protein: MIQIGSVAKHDPFDMITISLSKHIEKCEERAAEVKKLADGDLSVNIKATSPEDLLGNNLMDLEMSTRQIVEFIRMLPEQIEQKGSLAPDQKNKLKGAYGKVINDANHALYDLKDQTALYLGVLDALPYRITALSNDMKFIFANKTLENLMVAVGMTTCREDIYGMDCCNAGLEMCNTENCGITGLIKKDRHEYPFYFVDKYYRLDTERIFNSEGETIGFVEVAMDTTPTMSVNVYTKEEVTRLEENLKRLADGDLDFDLEVKETNEYTEEIAEQFQSIKSNLVVVKQSIGNLIEDATALSAAAVEGSLETRGDEGKFNGRWRELIGGMNSILEEISKPVHDVAAVMNGLSNGNLQVVVSGSYRGAFDQLKQSVNNTVKVLNLVITEIMNITGQISEGNLNITDAEAHPGDFGEVTSALNIIIDTLNRILEDIRVSAGQVNLGANQVSGGSQALAQSSTEQASSIQELTASIAEIADQTKNNAVYANQARELTTEVMLNAEKGNAQMIEMQKSMTAINQSSKDISNIIKVIDDIAFQTNILALNAAVESARAGQHGKGFAVVAEEVRTLAARSTEAAKQTTALIEGSINKVREGTKIADDTAEALNDIVKGIEKVTDLTSNIAHATNEQATGIAQINTGIDQVAQVVQQNSATAEQSAAASQELSGQAELLKQSISQFDLRR, from the coding sequence TTGATTCAAATTGGGTCAGTAGCGAAACATGATCCATTTGATATGATTACGATTTCATTATCCAAACACATCGAAAAATGCGAAGAGAGGGCAGCTGAAGTAAAAAAACTGGCAGATGGAGACTTATCGGTCAATATTAAAGCAACTTCACCCGAAGACTTGCTTGGGAATAATTTAATGGATTTAGAAATGTCGACACGGCAGATTGTTGAATTTATCAGGATGTTGCCAGAACAAATTGAGCAGAAGGGAAGCCTTGCTCCAGATCAGAAGAATAAGCTTAAGGGTGCTTATGGAAAAGTGATTAATGATGCAAACCATGCGTTATATGACCTGAAAGATCAAACAGCTCTTTACTTAGGTGTGTTAGATGCATTGCCTTACCGGATCACTGCATTAAGTAATGATATGAAGTTCATCTTTGCCAATAAAACACTTGAAAACCTGATGGTAGCAGTTGGCATGACAACCTGTAGAGAAGACATATATGGAATGGATTGCTGCAACGCAGGCCTGGAAATGTGTAATACTGAAAACTGCGGCATCACGGGGTTAATCAAAAAAGATCGGCATGAGTATCCATTTTATTTTGTTGACAAATATTATCGTCTTGATACAGAACGGATTTTTAATAGCGAAGGCGAAACCATTGGCTTTGTTGAGGTTGCAATGGATACGACGCCAACCATGAGTGTCAATGTCTATACAAAAGAAGAAGTGACGCGCTTGGAAGAAAACCTTAAACGGTTAGCAGATGGCGATTTGGATTTTGATTTAGAAGTGAAAGAAACCAATGAATATACAGAAGAAATTGCGGAACAATTCCAGTCGATTAAATCAAATTTAGTTGTTGTGAAACAATCTATCGGTAACTTGATAGAAGATGCAACAGCATTATCGGCAGCTGCTGTTGAAGGAAGTCTTGAAACCCGTGGCGATGAAGGTAAATTCAATGGAAGATGGCGAGAACTGATTGGTGGAATGAATAGCATTCTGGAAGAGATTTCCAAACCGGTGCATGACGTAGCCGCGGTGATGAACGGTTTATCCAATGGTAATCTTCAAGTGGTGGTTAGCGGCTCTTATCGGGGGGCTTTTGATCAGTTAAAACAATCAGTTAACAATACTGTTAAGGTTTTAAATTTAGTAATTACTGAGATTATGAACATCACCGGACAGATCAGCGAAGGAAATCTAAATATTACCGATGCGGAAGCGCATCCCGGTGATTTTGGTGAGGTAACAAGTGCTCTCAATATTATCATCGATACATTGAATCGTATATTGGAAGATATCAGAGTCTCAGCAGGACAGGTAAATCTTGGAGCTAATCAGGTTTCCGGCGGTAGTCAGGCATTAGCCCAGAGCTCCACCGAACAGGCAAGCAGCATCCAGGAATTGACGGCTTCCATTGCTGAAATTGCCGATCAGACCAAAAATAATGCCGTTTATGCCAACCAGGCCCGAGAACTGACGACCGAAGTGATGCTTAATGCAGAAAAAGGCAATGCACAAATGATCGAAATGCAGAAATCCATGACGGCAATCAACCAGTCGTCCAAAGATATTTCTAATATCATTAAAGTGATTGATGACATTGCTTTCCAGACTAATATTCTAGCTCTGAATGCCGCTGTGGAATCAGCCAGGGCAGGACAGCATGGTAAAGGCTTTGCTGTTGTGGCAGAAGAAGTGCGAACCTTGGCAGCAAGAAGTACTGAAGCCGCCAAACAGACGACGGCCTTAATTGAAGGATCAATCAACAAGGTTCGAGAAGGTACGAAAATTGCTGATGATACGGCTGAAGCCCTAAATGATATCGTGAAGGGCATTGAAAAAGTCACCGACTTAACAAGTAACATTGCCCACGCCACCAATGAACAAGCCACCGGGATTGCCCAGATTAATACCGGCATCGATCAGGTTGCCCAGGTTGTTCAGCAGAACTCTGCAACCGCAGAACAAAGTGCCGCGGCGAGTCAGGAACTTTCTGGCCAGGCAGAACTGCTGAAACAGAGTATTAGCCAGTTTGATTTAAGACGATAA
- a CDS encoding uroporphyrinogen decarboxylase family protein — protein MLTKKENVLNFYNHKTMDRYVSYLDGIRYLLESEVHHERPPYKKSGKDWFGVDWEWDEALQTFVPDHRQKPVLDDICNWREVIQWPDLDMIDWENAVNTDKISEFADRDNFVFVVWFQEGPFERLHSLMGFEGALMAMVEEEDECKAFFQKWTEWRCKLIDYACKYYKPDVMQVSDDSGTTLSTFYSLNTWETLIKPCWAAMATQIKKNGVIPELHSCGKSQQFFTHLGDTDFEVLFIQSINDFELIRKSIGRPIGIIPTDFYIPLEIKALANGIIVKEVRDYLYDFVKKNIETSNNDFFMLLFPPFTQLGDVPEDKVLTTTADVMACAFEWNIAQEEEFTKLVQQRNAEISANN, from the coding sequence ATGTTAACCAAAAAAGAGAATGTGTTGAATTTTTACAATCATAAGACGATGGATCGTTATGTATCCTATCTCGATGGGATTCGATATTTGTTGGAGTCTGAAGTACATCATGAGAGACCACCTTACAAGAAATCTGGAAAAGATTGGTTTGGAGTTGATTGGGAATGGGATGAAGCGTTACAGACATTTGTACCGGATCATCGGCAAAAGCCAGTTCTTGATGATATTTGCAATTGGCGTGAAGTTATCCAATGGCCTGATTTGGACATGATTGATTGGGAAAATGCGGTTAATACTGATAAGATTTCTGAATTTGCCGATAGGGATAATTTTGTTTTTGTGGTCTGGTTTCAGGAAGGACCTTTTGAACGACTTCACTCTTTGATGGGCTTTGAAGGCGCTTTAATGGCCATGGTTGAAGAAGAAGATGAATGTAAAGCTTTCTTTCAAAAATGGACCGAATGGCGATGTAAACTCATTGATTATGCATGCAAATATTATAAACCAGATGTTATGCAAGTCAGTGATGATTCGGGAACAACGTTATCAACATTCTATAGCTTGAATACTTGGGAAACTCTTATCAAACCGTGTTGGGCTGCGATGGCTACGCAAATAAAGAAAAATGGTGTTATTCCAGAGCTTCATAGCTGTGGGAAATCACAACAGTTTTTTACCCATCTTGGCGATACTGATTTTGAAGTTCTGTTTATTCAATCGATTAATGACTTCGAATTAATTCGCAAGTCAATCGGACGCCCAATAGGGATCATACCGACTGATTTTTACATACCGTTGGAAATAAAGGCTCTGGCTAATGGCATTATTGTTAAAGAAGTTCGCGACTATTTATATGATTTTGTCAAGAAAAATATTGAAACATCCAACAATGATTTCTTTATGCTTTTATTCCCACCTTTCACCCAATTAGGTGATGTACCCGAAGATAAGGTATTGACAACAACTGCTGATGTCATGGCTTGTGCTTTTGAATGGAATATTGCTCAAGAAGAAGAGTTCACAAAATTAGTTCAACAGCGAAATGCTGAAATTTCAGCAAATAATTGA
- a CDS encoding corrinoid protein, whose amino-acid sequence MSKIEEVKGLVETGKSKKVAAAVQEALDAGDKAQDILDAMVASMGVVGDKFSSGEIFVPEMLIAAKAMSKGVEVLKPVMAGDNSSSLGTCIMGTVAGDLHDIGKNLVVMMLESAGFDMVDLGVDVPAERFVEAAKENKNVVLVACSGLLTTTMPALKEAVQTVKAALPDMKVIVGGAPVTQEYADEIGADGYAPDAGSSASKAKELIGA is encoded by the coding sequence ATGTCAAAAATTGAAGAAGTAAAAGGTTTGGTCGAAACTGGTAAATCAAAGAAGGTGGCCGCAGCCGTTCAGGAAGCATTGGATGCTGGCGATAAAGCCCAGGATATTCTGGATGCGATGGTTGCATCGATGGGTGTGGTTGGGGATAAGTTTTCGTCTGGAGAAATTTTTGTACCAGAAATGCTGATCGCTGCCAAAGCCATGTCCAAAGGTGTGGAAGTTTTAAAACCGGTTATGGCAGGAGACAACTCCAGCTCACTGGGTACCTGTATCATGGGAACCGTAGCCGGAGACCTTCACGATATCGGTAAAAACCTGGTCGTGATGATGCTTGAAAGTGCCGGATTTGATATGGTTGACCTGGGTGTTGACGTACCAGCAGAACGATTCGTAGAAGCGGCTAAAGAAAATAAAAATGTTGTCCTGGTTGCCTGTTCAGGTCTTCTGACCACCACCATGCCAGCCTTAAAAGAAGCGGTGCAAACCGTTAAAGCAGCACTGCCTGACATGAAAGTAATTGTTGGTGGAGCTCCTGTTACTCAGGAATATGCGGACGAAATTGGCGCTGACGGTTATGCTCCAGACGCTGGCAGTTCGGCATCAAAAGCTAAAGAACTAATTGGCGCTTAA
- a CDS encoding methyltetrahydrofolate cobalamin methyltransferase, which produces MIIIGEKINGAIPLTAKAIAAKDAEFIKNLAIKQAEAGANFIDVCASVDDDIELETMKWLIDIVQETTDVPIAVDSPNVYTCIESMKYCNKPGLFNSVSLEGDKVDVAFKAIADTKWECVALLNSDKGIPKTAKDRLDVFADLMVKVKEYNIDPSRMHIDPLIEMLCTSEDGIQMVTEVIRGIKAQYPTIHVTGAVSNISFNLPARRIANQAFAVLAMSAGMDSFILDPLNKDMMGMLFATEAMMGEDEYCMEYIGAFREGIFVK; this is translated from the coding sequence GTGATTATTATTGGAGAAAAAATTAACGGTGCCATTCCATTAACCGCCAAAGCCATTGCGGCCAAGGATGCAGAATTTATCAAAAATCTGGCGATTAAGCAGGCGGAAGCCGGAGCGAATTTCATTGATGTCTGTGCTTCAGTTGATGATGACATTGAACTGGAAACCATGAAATGGCTGATTGACATTGTTCAAGAAACCACTGATGTACCCATCGCCGTGGACAGCCCCAATGTCTACACTTGCATCGAGTCCATGAAATACTGCAACAAACCGGGACTGTTTAATTCAGTTTCCTTAGAAGGTGACAAGGTTGATGTGGCATTCAAAGCCATTGCCGATACCAAATGGGAATGTGTCGCGCTGTTAAACAGCGATAAGGGGATTCCCAAAACCGCTAAAGACCGATTAGATGTCTTTGCTGATCTGATGGTTAAGGTTAAAGAATACAACATCGACCCATCCAGAATGCATATTGATCCATTGATTGAAATGCTGTGTACCTCCGAAGACGGGATTCAGATGGTGACCGAGGTCATCCGCGGCATCAAAGCCCAATACCCCACCATCCATGTCACCGGCGCCGTCAGCAACATTTCCTTTAATCTGCCAGCCCGACGGATTGCCAACCAGGCCTTTGCCGTTTTGGCGATGAGCGCCGGCATGGACAGCTTCATTTTGGATCCGCTGAACAAGGACATGATGGGAATGCTGTTTGCCACCGAAGCGATGATGGGCGAAGACGAATACTGTATGGAATACATTGGCGCCTTCCGCGAAGGTATTTTTGTAAAATAA
- a CDS encoding TetR/AcrR family transcriptional regulator, protein MENQISTKDEIINNAIELFYQQGYKACTLRQIAQKCNITHVSIFRHFKNKHELAAILINRYLEGLVDITRKFSSLNTESSNKTFETMFFYWSYHHEFMKYDEKFMKFYVEYYNYDSSYFNENHGKYLEFIFSNIFGLAYKKSVLFQHIDEAALSAADVELIKLCSENKITIYEAVHYIIELVIMLTNNQSSTSLHEITAFIDKHIQSTDELLYDVYQDFLSL, encoded by the coding sequence ATGGAAAATCAGATTAGTACGAAGGATGAAATTATAAATAATGCAATTGAACTTTTTTACCAACAAGGATATAAGGCGTGTACCCTTCGACAAATTGCACAAAAATGTAATATTACACATGTCAGTATTTTCAGGCATTTTAAAAACAAACATGAATTAGCAGCGATTCTGATTAATCGTTATCTTGAGGGTTTGGTTGACATCACTCGTAAATTTAGCAGTCTTAATACAGAATCTTCAAATAAAACATTTGAAACCATGTTTTTCTATTGGAGTTATCACCATGAATTCATGAAATATGATGAAAAATTCATGAAGTTTTATGTTGAGTATTATAATTACGATAGCTCATATTTTAATGAGAATCACGGCAAATATTTAGAATTCATTTTTTCAAATATATTTGGGCTTGCTTATAAAAAAAGTGTACTCTTTCAGCACATCGATGAAGCTGCCTTGAGTGCTGCCGATGTTGAACTCATTAAATTATGCAGTGAAAACAAAATTACTATTTATGAAGCAGTTCATTATATTATTGAACTGGTGATCATGTTAACAAATAATCAATCATCTACATCACTTCATGAAATCACAGCTTTTATTGATAAACATATTCAATCAACGGATGAACTTCTTTATGATGTATACCAGGATTTTCTTTCTTTGTAG
- a CDS encoding JAB domain-containing protein — translation MYTRIFFLCRSKNTCFAYPYLGADTSFCDNDISVQCLLLIYQNQSRPCHYFICCFLVYRRKTVITFGGYRTESDVLSNATGITLFHNHPSCSPKPSREDIDITVRL, via the coding sequence ATGTATACCAGGATTTTCTTTCTTTGTAGGAGTAAAAACACGTGTTTTGCTTATCCCTATTTAGGAGCTGATACCTCTTTTTGCGATAACGACATTTCGGTTCAATGTTTGTTGTTGATATACCAAAACCAATCGAGACCATGTCATTATTTTATCTGTTGCTTTCTTGTATATCGTCGGAAAACTGTCATCACTTTTGGAGGCTACCGGACTGAGTCAGACGTTCTTTCCAATGCTACCGGCATTACACTTTTTCATAATCATCCATCATGTAGCCCGAAACCTTCTCGGGAAGATATTGATATCACTGTTCGTCTTTAA
- a CDS encoding uroporphyrinogen decarboxylase family protein: MSIIRESALNYYQHKPMEQYVTYFDSVQMAFECSGFHERPPFHKSGQDWFGVYWEYDGTSFVPDHRKKPLLEDVCDWRDVVKWPDLDSMDWEEAARIDEVHLKDRENFVFSLWLGNGPFERLHSLMGFEGALMALVEEEEECEAFFKKWTEWKCKLISYLCKYYKPDVIQFHDDSGTKNSSFYSKNTWNKLIKPSWTACCQEIKKHGVAAELHSCGKSQEFFKDILDCGFDSLFIQTINDWQAIREFTHGKVGFTPTDVYFNLESKAQGSGVTVKEVRDTYYNFVKKNIEESVNGYDFLMFAFPPAMVLGDVPEDTVLTTIAEVNACGWEWNAKMASEFNEMLKKKNEKYAASQS; this comes from the coding sequence ATGTCAATAATAAGAGAAAGTGCGTTAAACTACTATCAGCACAAACCAATGGAACAGTACGTTACTTATTTTGATTCAGTGCAAATGGCGTTTGAATGTTCGGGTTTTCATGAAAGACCACCTTTTCATAAATCAGGTCAGGATTGGTTTGGGGTCTATTGGGAATATGATGGTACTTCATTTGTCCCAGATCATCGAAAAAAACCTCTTTTAGAAGATGTTTGTGATTGGCGTGATGTCGTGAAATGGCCAGATTTGGATAGTATGGACTGGGAAGAAGCAGCACGTATTGACGAAGTTCATTTAAAAGATCGTGAAAACTTTGTGTTTTCACTTTGGCTAGGAAATGGGCCTTTTGAAAGACTTCACTCACTGATGGGTTTTGAAGGGGCGCTTATGGCATTAGTCGAAGAAGAAGAGGAATGTGAAGCGTTCTTTAAAAAATGGACTGAATGGAAATGCAAATTAATCAGCTATCTATGTAAATATTATAAACCAGATGTTATTCAGTTTCATGATGATTCTGGAACAAAAAATTCATCTTTTTACAGTAAGAACACATGGAATAAATTGATCAAACCAAGCTGGACAGCTTGTTGCCAGGAAATAAAAAAACATGGTGTAGCGGCAGAATTACACAGTTGTGGCAAATCCCAAGAGTTTTTTAAGGATATTCTTGACTGCGGGTTCGACAGTCTCTTTATACAAACGATCAATGACTGGCAAGCAATTCGTGAATTTACACATGGAAAAGTAGGGTTTACTCCAACTGATGTTTATTTTAATTTGGAGTCAAAGGCTCAAGGATCTGGAGTGACAGTTAAAGAAGTTCGAGATACTTATTACAATTTTGTCAAAAAAAATATTGAGGAATCCGTCAATGGATATGACTTTTTAATGTTCGCATTTCCACCAGCAATGGTGTTGGGGGATGTTCCAGAAGATACAGTTTTAACAACAATTGCTGAAGTTAATGCTTGTGGTTGGGAATGGAATGCCAAGATGGCATCTGAATTCAATGAAATGTTGAAGAAAAAGAACGAAAAATACGCTGCAAGTCAGAGCTAA
- a CDS encoding corrinoid protein codes for MSKIEEVKGLVETGKSKKVAAAVQEALDAGDKAQDILDAMVASMGVVGDKFSSGEIFVPEMLIAAKAMSKGVEVLKPVMAGDNSSSLGTCIMGTVAGDLHDIGKNLVVMMLESAGFDMVDLGVDVPAERFVEAVKENNNVILVACSGLLTTTMPALKEAVQTIKAAYPDMKVIVGGAPVTQEYANEIGADGYAPDAGSSAAKAKELIA; via the coding sequence ATGTCAAAAATTGAAGAAGTAAAAGGTTTGGTCGAAACTGGTAAATCAAAGAAAGTGGCTGCAGCCGTTCAGGAAGCATTGGATGCTGGCGATAAAGCCCAGGATATTCTGGATGCGATGGTTGCATCGATGGGTGTGGTTGGGGATAAGTTTTCATCTGGCGAAATTTTTGTACCAGAAATGCTGATCGCTGCCAAAGCCATGTCCAAAGGTGTGGAAGTTTTAAAACCAGTGATGGCTGGAGACAACTCCAGCTCATTGGGAACCTGTATCATGGGAACCGTTGCTGGCGATCTTCACGATATCGGTAAAAATCTGGTTGTCATGATGCTGGAAAGTGCCGGATTTGATATGGTTGATTTAGGCGTCGATGTACCAGCAGAACGATTTGTGGAAGCGGTTAAAGAAAATAACAACGTTATATTGGTTGCCTGCTCCGGTCTTTTGACAACGACCATGCCAGCTCTTAAAGAAGCTGTTCAAACCATTAAAGCGGCTTACCCGGATATGAAAGTAATTGTTGGTGGCGCACCGGTTACTCAGGAATATGCGAACGAAATTGGTGCAGATGGCTATGCTCCCGATGCAGGAAGTTCAGCTGCAAAAGCTAAAGAATTGATAGCTTAG
- a CDS encoding methyltetrahydrofolate cobalamin methyltransferase produces MIIIGEKINGAIPSTAKAITEKDAEFIRNLVIKQAEAGADFIDVCASVDDDIELETMKWLIDIVQEATDVPISVDSPNVYTCIESMKYCNKPGLFNSVSLEGDKVDVAFKAIADTKWECVALLNSDKGIPKTAKDRLDVFADLMVKVKEYNIAPSRMHIDPLIEMLCTSEDGITMVTEVIRDIKAQYPTIHVTGAVSNISFNLPARRIANQAFAVLAMSAGMDSFILDPLNKDMMGMLFATEAMMGEDEYCMEYIGAFREGIFVK; encoded by the coding sequence TTGATAATTATTGGTGAAAAAATAAATGGAGCGATTCCATCGACGGCAAAAGCTATCACTGAAAAAGATGCGGAATTTATCCGCAACCTGGTGATCAAACAGGCCGAAGCCGGAGCAGACTTTATTGATGTTTGTGCATCAGTAGATGACGACATTGAACTGGAAACCATGAAATGGTTAATCGATATCGTTCAGGAAGCCACCGATGTACCGATTTCCGTGGACAGCCCCAATGTCTACACCTGTATCGAGTCGATGAAATATTGCAACAAACCAGGACTGTTTAATTCGGTTTCCTTAGAAGGTGACAAGGTCGATGTGGCATTCAAAGCCATCGCAGATACCAAATGGGAATGTGTGGCGCTGCTAAACAGCGACAAAGGGATTCCCAAAACTGCTAAAGACCGTCTGGATGTCTTTGCTGATCTGATGGTGAAGGTGAAAGAATACAACATCGCCCCCTCCAGAATGCATATTGATCCCTTGATTGAAATGCTGTGTACCTCTGAAGATGGCATTACCATGGTTACCGAGGTCATCCGCGACATCAAAGCCCAATACCCCACCATCCACGTTACCGGTGCCGTCAGCAATATTTCCTTTAATTTGCCAGCCCGACGGATTGCCAACCAGGCCTTTGCCGTTTTGGCCATGAGCGCCGGCATGGACAGCTTCATCCTGGATCCTTTAAACAAGGATATGATGGGAATGTTGTTTGCCACTGAAGCGATGATGGGCGAAGATGAATACTGCATGGAATACATCGGCGCCTTCCGCGAAGGTATTTTTGTAAAATAA
- a CDS encoding LysR family transcriptional regulator, with protein MNINQMKQFQVIAKYDSISKASEELFVSPPALSRLISGIENDLNCRLFDRSGRNIYLNDHGKRLVSYIETIITTYDEMLEYFNNISLEPDQPIIVTELCENFLDGIINSFKQKHPYIRIEKKLTSYEKALLLLLKKQANIVFTDELSIKKHQSQMINKHIDTTFLLKNSLFLAVLPDSPYANRKNIMLEELAHEKFVTIEPNDQKNINYLNFVDYVCKANSFDIRYQRSYDSETMAQIAFFTPDLLITDSLHVDFYMEARKHKKYIKIKNESASQNIFICHQHSDLKAKQLTDEIKRSFFKIFNK; from the coding sequence ATGAATATTAATCAAATGAAACAATTTCAAGTTATTGCCAAATATGATAGTATTTCGAAAGCTTCAGAAGAACTTTTTGTGTCCCCGCCTGCATTAAGCCGTTTGATTTCAGGCATTGAAAACGATCTCAACTGCAGACTTTTTGATCGGTCCGGCAGAAATATTTATCTTAACGATCATGGAAAAAGGCTCGTAAGTTATATCGAAACAATTATTACAACTTACGATGAAATGTTAGAATACTTCAATAACATTAGTCTAGAACCAGATCAGCCGATCATTGTGACTGAACTTTGTGAAAATTTTTTAGATGGAATCATTAATTCATTTAAACAAAAGCATCCTTATATACGAATCGAAAAAAAATTAACATCCTACGAAAAAGCCCTGCTCCTGCTTCTCAAAAAACAAGCCAATATTGTTTTCACAGATGAATTAAGTATCAAAAAACATCAGTCGCAAATGATTAACAAGCACATTGATACAACATTTCTTCTAAAAAACAGTCTTTTTCTGGCCGTCTTACCTGATTCGCCTTACGCAAATCGGAAAAATATTATGTTAGAAGAATTAGCACACGAAAAATTTGTTACCATCGAACCAAACGATCAAAAAAATATCAATTATTTAAATTTTGTTGACTACGTATGTAAAGCCAACTCTTTTGATATCCGCTATCAGCGTTCTTATGATTCAGAAACAATGGCTCAAATCGCCTTTTTTACGCCAGACTTACTCATCACAGATTCCCTCCATGTCGACTTTTATATGGAAGCTCGCAAGCATAAAAAATATATCAAAATTAAAAATGAGAGCGCCAGCCAGAATATTTTTATTTGTCATCAACATTCCGATTTAAAAGCTAAACAACTCACCGATGAAATCAAGCGTTCTTTTTTTAAGATTTTCAATAAATAA